From a region of the uncultured Desulfatiglans sp. genome:
- a CDS encoding FeoA domain protein (fragment) → MKKIVRMREMADNQKGLIQKVTATGEMGRRIREMGLVPGNEIQIQGRAPLKDPVAVRIKDYVLTLRNNESDRILVEVEVPDP, encoded by the coding sequence ATGAAAAAGATTGTCCGCATGCGTGAAATGGCCGACAACCAGAAAGGCCTGATCCAGAAGGTCACCGCCACGGGCGAAATGGGCAGGAGGATCCGCGAAATGGGCCTCGTGCCCGGCAACGAAATCCAGATCCAGGGCCGCGCGCCCCTCAAGGATCCTGTGGCCGTGAGAATCAAAGACTATGTGCTTACCCTGCGGAACAACGAATCGGACCGCATCCTGGTGGAGGTTGAGGTCCCCGACCCTTGA
- a CDS encoding conserved hypothetical protein (Evidence 4 : Unknown function but conserved in other organisms), whose protein sequence is MKILEDLLGSLDWDAPVRDIRQGVFHTGVLTRSCGLAATLPKDALKQKPPLIRNPGELLHCSAKELAHLAYSESILEAAIGMATINSLLEIDETDCIEQNAAELILEKGENRRVAIIGHFPFIPRLRERVRNLWVIEKNPQEGDLKEAAAEQVLPMADVVAITGTALTNHTLEGLLHLSTKAYTLLLGDTVPMSPILFDYGVDALCGSKVMDPALALNCLSQGANFRQIKGLKRLTMLRS, encoded by the coding sequence GTGAAGATTCTGGAAGATTTGCTGGGCTCCCTCGACTGGGATGCACCCGTAAGGGATATTCGACAAGGCGTTTTCCACACCGGGGTTTTGACCCGGTCATGCGGTTTGGCCGCAACCCTTCCGAAAGACGCCCTCAAGCAAAAGCCGCCTTTGATCCGGAATCCGGGTGAACTGCTGCATTGCTCGGCTAAGGAGTTGGCACATCTGGCCTATTCGGAAAGCATCCTCGAGGCCGCCATCGGAATGGCAACCATCAATTCTCTTTTGGAAATCGACGAGACGGACTGCATCGAACAAAACGCGGCCGAGTTGATCCTCGAGAAAGGGGAAAACCGCCGAGTGGCCATCATCGGGCACTTTCCATTCATACCCCGTCTCCGCGAACGGGTTCGAAACCTCTGGGTCATCGAAAAGAACCCTCAGGAGGGCGACCTGAAAGAGGCCGCCGCTGAACAGGTCCTGCCCATGGCCGACGTGGTGGCGATCACAGGAACCGCGCTCACCAACCATACCCTGGAAGGCCTGCTGCATTTGAGCACCAAGGCCTATACCCTGCTGCTCGGCGACACCGTGCCGATGTCCCCGATCCTGTTCGACTACGGGGTTGACGCCCTTTGCGGCAGCAAGGTCATGGACCCGGCCCTCGCGTTGAACTGTCTCAGCCAGGGAGCCAACTTCCGGCAGATCAAAGGGTTGAAGCGTTTGACCATGCTCAGGTCCTGA
- a CDS encoding putative Amidohydrolase 2 (Evidence 3 : Putative function from multiple computational evidences): MLLDAHAHAYEERDIRLIRERTALLDQELPDSDPNKWRLCQEGSLASLLQEEETAGIDGFVLLPVSGSPARISELNRWTADQAAKEKRIIPFGTLMAQSGQIEDDLQEILDLGLKGVKIHPFLQRLDILSSEAAVLWSLLERSNLPIMLDTMYLAGLLQQKPHLQAFVDTAHSYDCGPSQIAALSRRYPGLTLIAAHLGSLYGWEHLGPLFPLEQVYFDLSFIAPLLPEDQVMSVIHRKGADRILFGTDAPWRRPADIRAWFDALPLTYEERGLIGSENLLRLIGP; the protein is encoded by the coding sequence ATGCTCCTGGACGCACACGCACACGCCTACGAGGAACGCGACATCCGGTTGATTCGTGAGAGGACGGCCCTTCTGGATCAGGAGCTCCCCGATTCCGACCCAAACAAGTGGCGGCTCTGTCAAGAAGGTTCCCTCGCTTCCCTGCTGCAGGAGGAAGAGACGGCGGGGATCGACGGTTTCGTCCTTTTGCCGGTATCGGGCAGCCCTGCGAGGATCTCGGAACTCAACCGCTGGACCGCCGATCAGGCCGCAAAGGAAAAACGCATCATCCCGTTCGGCACCCTCATGGCACAATCCGGACAGATTGAAGACGATCTCCAGGAGATCCTCGACCTTGGCCTCAAAGGTGTCAAGATCCATCCCTTTCTCCAGAGGCTCGACATCCTCTCGTCCGAAGCCGCCGTCCTCTGGTCGCTGCTCGAAAGAAGCAACCTTCCAATCATGCTCGATACCATGTACCTGGCGGGACTGCTGCAGCAAAAACCCCATCTGCAAGCGTTTGTCGATACCGCTCATTCGTATGATTGCGGCCCCTCTCAGATTGCGGCTCTGAGCCGGAGGTATCCCGGTCTGACCCTGATCGCCGCCCATCTGGGTTCACTTTACGGGTGGGAGCACCTGGGCCCCCTTTTTCCTCTGGAACAGGTCTATTTCGATCTTTCGTTCATCGCACCTTTGTTGCCGGAGGATCAGGTGATGTCTGTCATCCACAGGAAAGGGGCCGATCGAATCCTTTTCGGAACCGATGCACCCTGGCGCAGGCCGGCCGATATCCGGGCATGGTTCGATGCCCTTCCCCTGACCTATGAAGAAAGGGGCCTGATCGGTTCCGAAAATCTGCTGCGGCTGATCGGTCCTTGA
- a CDS encoding Inositol monophosphatase, which produces MTAKAQGPSIDELADFAMDLARKAGKEALPFYGEGAPQVKFDESLVTKAELHLESLLRSTITKEFPQHRIFKGSAPEEAYTHDEKRYVWIYDALDGISNFQAGIPIWAVSVALLENFWPVLGVCFLPATGDLFHAVAGQEAYLGNRVISRTKPSELNDESVLFTYSRFHQHYISSFPGKIRNLGCTVAHMCYVANGRADAALIAHETYANLAAARVIVEAAGKKIFHMDGSAFVFDGGPKEELIGSHLLVADPEIAAEMLQHLQNKAA; this is translated from the coding sequence ATGACCGCAAAAGCCCAGGGACCCTCGATCGATGAACTGGCCGACTTCGCCATGGACCTCGCCCGCAAGGCGGGCAAAGAAGCCTTGCCTTTCTACGGGGAGGGCGCCCCGCAGGTCAAATTCGATGAAAGCCTTGTCACCAAAGCCGAACTGCATCTCGAAAGCCTCCTTCGCTCCACCATTACCAAAGAGTTTCCCCAACATCGCATCTTCAAGGGAAGCGCACCGGAAGAGGCCTATACCCACGATGAAAAACGATATGTCTGGATCTATGACGCGCTTGACGGGATTTCCAATTTCCAGGCGGGCATCCCGATCTGGGCCGTATCCGTCGCACTCTTGGAGAATTTCTGGCCCGTGCTCGGCGTTTGCTTCCTTCCTGCGACCGGGGACCTCTTCCATGCCGTCGCCGGGCAGGAAGCCTACCTGGGAAATCGGGTCATCTCGAGAACGAAACCCTCTGAACTCAACGATGAGAGTGTTCTTTTCACCTATTCCCGCTTCCATCAGCACTATATTTCGAGCTTTCCTGGAAAAATCCGCAATCTGGGCTGTACGGTCGCCCATATGTGTTATGTGGCCAACGGGCGGGCGGATGCAGCGCTGATCGCTCATGAAACCTATGCCAATCTGGCAGCTGCCCGGGTCATCGTCGAAGCCGCCGGGAAGAAGATCTTTCACATGGACGGCAGTGCCTTCGTCTTTGACGGGGGCCCGAAAGAGGAGTTGATCGGATCCCACCTCCTCGTGGCAGATCCGGAGATCGCCGCCGAGATGCTTCAGCATCTGCAAAACAAGGCGGCATGA
- a CDS encoding hypothetical protein (Evidence 5 : Unknown function), translating to MNRASLGWTASLRLFPDWKPGSTGKSFPDGYKPDRDRPRGRPCPTALRLGLFRNFPCLASPIC from the coding sequence ATGAACCGCGCTTCGCTGGGGTGGACAGCATCCCTTAGACTATTTCCGGATTGGAAACCGGGTTCTACCGGGAAATCATTTCCGGATGGATACAAACCAGATCGCGATCGGCCCCGGGGGCGGCCTTGCCCAACCGCTTTGCGGCTCGGCCTCTTCCGTAATTTCCCTTGCCTTGCTTCTCCGATTTGCTAA
- a CDS encoding Metallo-beta-lactamase family protein has protein sequence MTHFRIHPIVMGTKIFDKSMMTYQYGAGERYTIPIYCWYLEGGEQKILVDTGEMNPIQSTDREAAIGGKIYTFEEGLDRWGLKPEEIDIVIHTHLHNDHCENDYKCVNARFFVHSKELETIHNPHPLDFRYLEDYIAEIEENDQIEPVSQDREIVPGIEVIHTPAHTAGGLTVMVATAAGQAAITGFCVIMENFEPPKEIRAMEMDVIPPGTLVNAYEAYDWMVRVKERADILIPLHEPRFAGVDSIP, from the coding sequence ATGACGCATTTTCGGATTCACCCGATCGTCATGGGGACCAAGATCTTCGACAAGAGCATGATGACCTACCAGTACGGGGCAGGGGAGCGGTACACCATCCCCATCTACTGCTGGTATCTGGAAGGGGGAGAGCAGAAGATCCTCGTAGACACAGGCGAGATGAATCCTATCCAATCAACTGACCGTGAAGCGGCGATCGGCGGAAAGATCTATACCTTCGAAGAGGGGCTGGATCGCTGGGGTCTCAAGCCTGAAGAGATCGATATCGTCATCCACACGCATCTTCACAACGACCATTGTGAAAATGACTACAAGTGCGTCAACGCACGCTTTTTCGTCCATTCGAAGGAATTGGAGACGATCCACAACCCCCATCCACTGGACTTTCGCTATCTCGAGGACTATATCGCCGAGATCGAAGAAAACGATCAGATCGAACCTGTCTCTCAAGACCGAGAGATCGTCCCGGGCATCGAGGTGATCCACACACCGGCGCATACGGCCGGCGGCCTGACCGTGATGGTCGCGACTGCCGCGGGTCAGGCCGCCATCACGGGATTTTGCGTGATTATGGAAAATTTCGAACCGCCGAAAGAGATCCGCGCAATGGAGATGGACGTCATTCCCCCGGGGACGCTTGTGAACGCCTACGAGGCCTATGACTGGATGGTGCGAGTGAAAGAAAGGGCTGATATCCTGATTCCGCTTCATGAACCGCGCTTCGCTGGGGTGGACAGCATCCCTTAG
- the acrC gene encoding Acryloyl-CoA reductase (NADH), whose amino-acid sequence MDFQFNKEQKDIQKAAREFAEGEFRDIARDCDLNESVPRALLKKGADLGFVGVFIPEEYGGAGLGFLEHAIILEEFWRVDPGIGQMFCSLTFGSEELILFGTEEQKKTYLPQLVQNDAIMGFAITEPGAGSDAAAGSTQAVLDGDEWVINGNKVMIGNGTEGNFLVVFCLTDPEAPSKSKRHSIILVETDRKGYDAQKITGKMGLRASDTSNVFFSDVRVPKTNLIGTRGAGFFQLMNFFDRSRTYVSAHGIGLSQGALDMAIKHVKTREQFGQKLAAFQVTQFKIAEMATKVELARTLAHRAASLLDSGTIDTKLIAMAKWNAGRTAVEVVDEALQLHGGYGYMDDHDVERFYRAAKVLEIYEGTKEVEKIIIGRRLLGRY is encoded by the coding sequence ATGGATTTTCAATTCAATAAAGAACAGAAAGACATTCAGAAGGCGGCACGCGAGTTTGCGGAAGGTGAATTCAGAGACATCGCTCGGGATTGCGACCTCAACGAAAGCGTACCGCGAGCCCTGCTCAAGAAGGGGGCCGATCTCGGCTTCGTCGGGGTCTTCATCCCCGAAGAGTACGGCGGAGCCGGGCTCGGGTTCCTCGAACACGCCATCATCCTCGAGGAATTCTGGCGCGTGGACCCCGGAATCGGCCAGATGTTCTGCAGCCTGACTTTCGGCTCCGAAGAGCTCATCCTCTTCGGCACAGAGGAGCAGAAAAAGACCTACCTCCCACAGCTGGTCCAGAACGATGCCATCATGGGATTCGCCATCACGGAGCCGGGGGCGGGCAGCGATGCAGCCGCCGGCTCCACCCAGGCCGTCCTGGACGGCGACGAATGGGTCATCAACGGCAACAAGGTCATGATCGGCAATGGAACAGAAGGGAATTTCCTGGTGGTATTCTGCCTGACGGACCCGGAGGCACCCTCCAAGTCCAAGCGTCACAGCATCATCCTCGTCGAGACCGACCGCAAGGGCTATGACGCACAGAAGATCACCGGCAAGATGGGCCTGCGGGCATCGGATACATCCAACGTCTTCTTTTCGGACGTGCGCGTCCCGAAAACGAACCTGATCGGCACCCGTGGTGCCGGGTTCTTTCAGCTCATGAATTTCTTCGACCGCTCCCGCACATATGTCTCCGCCCACGGGATAGGCTTATCCCAGGGCGCCCTGGACATGGCCATCAAGCACGTCAAGACGCGTGAGCAGTTCGGTCAGAAGCTGGCCGCCTTTCAGGTGACGCAGTTCAAGATCGCAGAAATGGCCACCAAGGTCGAACTTGCACGCACCCTGGCTCATCGCGCGGCATCGCTCCTCGACAGCGGCACCATCGATACCAAGTTGATCGCCATGGCCAAGTGGAATGCCGGGCGGACCGCGGTCGAGGTTGTGGATGAGGCCCTGCAGCTTCACGGGGGCTACGGGTACATGGATGACCACGATGTCGAGCGCTTTTACCGTGCGGCCAAAGTGCTTGAAATCTATGAAGGAACCAAAGAGGTGGAAAAGATCATCATCGGCCGTCGGCTGTTGGGCCGCTATTAG
- a CDS encoding putative electron transfer flavoprotein subunit alpha (Evidence 3 : Putative function from multiple computational evidences): MSDIYVVAEHRQGELRDITFEMLTKARALCQAGGHSLTAVLLADEAGALLPPLAERADKILFFQDARFKVFDPDLYRDVLAHAIGEGKPLLILMGHTPSGLEYAPALSIRTGLPIATDCVDIQLEGSKPKLTRQIYSGKLFARVVCRDAESYLITVRPSAFQPEESAPVQAEVVQLPLPGGVSEPRRTFIEYEDTSAGAVDIAQAPFLVSIGRGVGEEENIAVIQELAEKLGATLSCSRPVVDKNWLPRYHQVGTSGKSVKPKVYLALGISGAFQHVAGIAGAGTVIAVNKDKKAPIFRAADYGVVEDLFKIAEALKEKING; the protein is encoded by the coding sequence ATGAGCGACATCTATGTGGTGGCGGAACACCGCCAGGGAGAATTGAGAGATATCACGTTCGAGATGCTCACCAAGGCCCGCGCATTGTGCCAGGCAGGCGGACACAGCCTGACCGCGGTGCTTCTGGCGGATGAGGCGGGCGCGCTGCTCCCGCCGCTTGCCGAACGCGCCGACAAGATCCTCTTTTTCCAGGATGCGCGCTTCAAGGTCTTCGACCCGGACCTGTACCGCGATGTCCTGGCGCACGCCATCGGCGAAGGGAAACCATTGTTGATTCTCATGGGCCACACGCCGAGCGGGCTCGAGTATGCACCGGCCCTCTCGATCCGGACCGGACTGCCGATCGCAACCGACTGCGTGGACATCCAGCTCGAGGGGTCCAAGCCCAAACTCACCCGTCAGATTTACAGCGGAAAACTCTTTGCCAGGGTCGTCTGCCGCGATGCCGAGAGCTATCTGATCACGGTGCGCCCGAGCGCCTTTCAACCCGAGGAGTCCGCACCGGTTCAGGCCGAGGTGGTGCAACTGCCGCTTCCGGGCGGTGTGAGCGAGCCGCGGAGGACCTTCATCGAATACGAAGACACGAGCGCCGGCGCGGTGGACATCGCCCAGGCACCGTTTCTGGTTTCGATCGGTCGCGGTGTCGGGGAGGAAGAGAACATTGCCGTCATCCAGGAACTTGCCGAGAAGCTTGGGGCGACGCTTTCCTGTTCCCGGCCGGTCGTCGACAAGAATTGGCTGCCGAGGTACCACCAGGTCGGGACCTCCGGCAAGTCCGTCAAACCCAAGGTCTACCTCGCCCTGGGGATCAGCGGCGCCTTTCAGCACGTCGCCGGGATCGCCGGCGCCGGAACGGTCATCGCCGTCAACAAAGACAAGAAGGCTCCCATTTTCCGGGCGGCCGACTATGGGGTCGTCGAGGATCTTTTCAAAATCGCCGAGGCCTTGAAAGAGAAAATCAACGGGTGA
- a CDS encoding putative electron transfer flavoprotein subunit beta (Evidence 3 : Putative function from multiple computational evidences) encodes MDIVVCIKRVPLTQEVDLVIDAGKKDIRKDDLAYILNDWDNYAIEEAVQLKETFDGSVTVVTVGDEEDEEILRRALAMGADRAVRVDPGSQPLDGFVLSGILAAVVKTIPHDLVLTGVQADDDNAGVVGVMLAERLGLSHAAVVTRIEKENGTARLHLELEGGMDAVCQIRFPALLTIQTGINEPRYVSIMGIRKAGKKELKVIELGELGLSDADLLPQTQVEELYLPPEAEGAEIIEGDPGAIAETLLRIIREKGVNV; translated from the coding sequence ATGGATATCGTTGTCTGCATCAAAAGGGTCCCCCTCACCCAGGAGGTGGATCTGGTCATCGACGCTGGGAAAAAGGACATACGCAAGGACGACCTGGCCTATATCCTGAATGACTGGGATAATTATGCCATCGAAGAGGCAGTGCAACTGAAGGAGACATTCGACGGGTCGGTTACGGTCGTGACGGTCGGAGACGAGGAGGACGAGGAGATCCTCCGGCGCGCGCTCGCGATGGGCGCGGACCGAGCTGTTCGGGTCGATCCGGGCAGCCAGCCGCTGGACGGATTCGTGCTGTCCGGCATCCTGGCCGCCGTGGTGAAAACCATCCCCCATGACCTCGTGCTGACCGGGGTCCAGGCCGATGACGACAACGCCGGGGTGGTGGGCGTAATGCTGGCTGAAAGGCTGGGGCTCTCCCATGCCGCCGTGGTGACCCGCATCGAGAAGGAAAACGGGACGGCGCGTCTGCACCTCGAACTCGAAGGCGGCATGGACGCAGTCTGTCAGATCCGGTTCCCGGCCCTTCTTACGATCCAGACGGGCATCAATGAACCCCGCTACGTCTCGATCATGGGCATCCGCAAGGCCGGTAAAAAGGAGCTGAAGGTCATCGAACTGGGTGAACTCGGGCTTTCCGACGCGGATCTCCTGCCGCAAACCCAGGTCGAAGAGCTTTATCTGCCGCCCGAAGCCGAAGGGGCCGAAATCATCGAGGGCGATCCCGGAGCCATCGCGGAGACGCTGCTGCGCATCATCAGAGAAAAGGGGGTGAACGTTTAA
- a CDS encoding Cysteine-rich domain protein, with translation MPTILHPAASHYLGIPGVVFGWIIVVLAVGLFGYTIYKRLVLLKGAQADPRFSNIGERLKGLLTFGIIQKRQPRYLWAGILHIVIFWGFVVLGLRSLELVMQALGIPFLDPLMKGPFGAFYGSLKDLFELLVLAACIFSILRRAISRPARYAGSHQFEAYLVLGLISFLMVTDMLYEGSLLRIESGAHGWLPAAQTAAVFLPEANPSALKAILQSSFWLHILALFCFLNLLPLSKHFHIITALPNVFFRKLKKGAIKPLRWDVEDIDELESSGAGKIEDFTWKHVLDFYTCTECGRCSDNCPAYAVGRPLSPKMITIKLRDYAYSRYPVFGPGNRSASEAGKDEDESGTIIGTIIEPDEIWSCTTCGACEEECPVFIEYIDKMIDMRRYMVETGLAPKTFNQILMQFEKTGNPFGKPAAKRAEWTQELADIPVKILKDGDEVDVLYFVDSYGSYDPRVQEIARAIATGLHRAGVSFGVLGRREKDSGHQVRRMGEEGLFQMLLEENVETFQGVTFRTMITTDPHAFNTILKDYPVSFPVMHYSAYVESLVRTGRLQPVKPVEPRVYTYHDPCYLGRHNGLYDPPRNLLRSLPGMRLVEMERSRDRSFCCGGGDIILWHEIEQEEVRMAAKRIEMARSAGADCLVTACPFCLIHFEDAIKTAGLENEMKVIDLMELTLSTL, from the coding sequence ATGCCGACTATCCTTCATCCCGCCGCATCGCATTACTTGGGGATACCGGGCGTCGTTTTCGGCTGGATCATCGTCGTTCTCGCCGTCGGTCTTTTCGGCTATACGATCTACAAGCGCCTCGTCCTGCTGAAAGGCGCCCAAGCCGATCCGCGTTTCTCGAACATCGGGGAGCGCCTCAAGGGCCTTTTGACCTTTGGGATCATTCAGAAGCGGCAGCCTCGTTACCTCTGGGCAGGGATCCTGCACATCGTGATCTTCTGGGGGTTCGTGGTCCTGGGACTTCGATCCCTGGAACTGGTGATGCAGGCCCTGGGGATCCCCTTTTTGGATCCCTTGATGAAAGGACCTTTCGGCGCCTTTTACGGCTCCTTGAAAGACCTGTTCGAACTCCTGGTCCTGGCCGCCTGCATCTTTTCCATCCTGCGGCGAGCCATCTCACGCCCGGCGCGCTATGCCGGCAGCCATCAGTTCGAGGCCTACCTCGTCCTCGGGCTCATCTCTTTCCTGATGGTCACGGATATGCTCTACGAAGGGAGTCTGCTGCGCATCGAATCCGGTGCACACGGCTGGCTGCCTGCCGCGCAGACCGCCGCCGTGTTTCTGCCGGAAGCAAACCCCTCGGCCCTCAAGGCCATCTTGCAGTCCAGCTTTTGGCTGCACATCCTGGCGCTTTTCTGCTTTCTGAACCTGCTGCCTCTCTCGAAGCACTTTCACATCATCACGGCCCTTCCGAATGTCTTTTTCCGCAAGCTCAAGAAGGGCGCGATCAAACCCCTCCGCTGGGACGTGGAAGACATCGACGAACTCGAAAGCTCAGGGGCCGGTAAAATCGAGGATTTCACCTGGAAGCACGTCCTCGATTTCTACACGTGCACCGAATGCGGCCGCTGCTCCGACAACTGCCCGGCCTACGCCGTCGGAAGGCCGCTCTCCCCCAAGATGATCACCATCAAACTGCGGGACTACGCTTACAGCCGGTATCCGGTTTTCGGCCCGGGCAATCGATCGGCCAGCGAAGCCGGCAAAGATGAGGATGAATCCGGGACCATCATCGGAACCATCATCGAACCCGACGAGATCTGGTCCTGCACGACGTGCGGGGCCTGCGAAGAAGAATGCCCGGTCTTCATCGAATATATCGACAAGATGATCGACATGCGCCGCTATATGGTCGAAACCGGACTGGCCCCCAAGACCTTCAATCAGATCCTGATGCAGTTCGAAAAGACCGGCAATCCCTTCGGGAAGCCGGCCGCCAAGCGGGCGGAGTGGACCCAGGAGCTGGCGGACATCCCGGTGAAGATCCTGAAGGACGGCGACGAGGTGGATGTCCTGTATTTCGTGGACAGCTACGGGTCATACGACCCGCGGGTTCAAGAAATCGCCCGGGCGATCGCCACCGGGCTCCATCGGGCAGGGGTATCCTTCGGGGTGCTCGGGCGCCGTGAGAAGGATTCGGGCCACCAAGTGCGCCGAATGGGCGAAGAGGGCCTTTTTCAAATGCTGCTGGAGGAAAACGTCGAGACCTTCCAGGGCGTGACGTTTCGGACCATGATCACCACCGACCCGCATGCCTTCAACACCATCCTGAAGGACTATCCGGTGTCTTTCCCGGTAATGCACTATTCCGCCTATGTCGAGTCTCTCGTTCGCACCGGACGCCTGCAGCCCGTGAAACCGGTCGAACCCCGAGTCTACACCTATCACGACCCCTGCTACCTGGGGCGCCACAACGGTCTGTATGACCCTCCGCGTAACCTTCTGCGGTCCCTGCCGGGCATGCGGCTGGTGGAAATGGAGCGCTCGAGGGACCGCAGTTTCTGCTGCGGGGGAGGGGACATCATTCTCTGGCACGAGATCGAACAGGAAGAGGTCCGGATGGCCGCCAAACGGATCGAGATGGCCAGAAGCGCAGGCGCAGACTGCCTGGTCACCGCCTGCCCCTTCTGCTTGATCCATTTCGAAGACGCCATCAAGACCGCAGGACTTGAAAATGAGATGAAGGTCATCGATCTCATGGAATTAACCTTATCAACCCTTTAG
- a CDS encoding hypothetical protein (Evidence 5 : Unknown function): MVFLANLGVNLHVCLCGDLQVASAQALDFLDIGQKSSFPDWKLCPPAKSFPDGHERIFGANQPSSARKFEGSKSSVIEILT, translated from the coding sequence ATGGTCTTCTTGGCCAATCTCGGCGTCAATCTGCACGTTTGCTTGTGCGGCGACCTGCAGGTCGCCTCCGCGCAAGCACTTGATTTCCTTGATATTGGCCAAAAATCCTCATTTCCGGATTGGAAACTTTGTCCTCCCGCGAAATCATTTCCGGATGGACACGAACGTATCTTTGGCGCAAACCAGCCATCCTCCGCAAGAAAGTTTGAAGGTTCCAAATCGAGTGTCATAGAGATTCTTACCTGA
- a CDS encoding Transcriptional regulator, TetR family, with protein sequence MSRPKNLQKIKEFDRVIARLFARKGYHSTSIREIARELGMTQSSLYYYYKSKEDMLFRLINSAVDESLATVEKICYSDLPPEEKLKQVLGFYTQYFAGDQDREILLLNEINSLSPEHRAIQIQKERHYVQLFYGILRELTEQRKMKPVNHTVATFAFFGMVHYTVKWYHTDGSIGLGELADMFVEIFTKGIFTS encoded by the coding sequence ATGTCCCGCCCCAAAAATCTTCAAAAAATTAAGGAGTTCGATCGGGTTATCGCCCGTCTTTTTGCTCGTAAGGGCTACCATTCGACCTCCATACGCGAAATCGCCCGCGAGCTCGGCATGACTCAATCCTCCCTCTACTATTACTATAAGAGCAAGGAAGACATGCTTTTTCGCCTCATCAACAGTGCCGTCGACGAATCCCTCGCCACCGTCGAAAAAATCTGTTACTCGGATCTGCCCCCTGAAGAAAAACTGAAGCAGGTCTTGGGGTTCTACACCCAGTATTTCGCTGGAGACCAGGATCGGGAGATCCTGCTGCTGAACGAAATCAATTCTCTCAGCCCGGAACATCGCGCCATCCAGATTCAAAAGGAAAGGCACTACGTTCAGCTCTTCTACGGCATCTTGCGCGAACTGACTGAACAGAGAAAAATGAAGCCTGTCAATCATACGGTAGCGACGTTCGCTTTCTTCGGCATGGTTCACTACACCGTCAAATGGTACCATACCGACGGATCGATCGGGTTGGGCGAGCTTGCCGATATGTTCGTTGAAATCTTTACCAAGGGCATTTTCACCAGTTAA